A DNA window from Streptomyces canus contains the following coding sequences:
- a CDS encoding GFA family protein: MTPLPRTPSTPDAPAPLPVATPSPSALAPGTAATRLEPGRRTGHCQCGHIAYEVTGSPDDPHLCSCPHETRISGGPAVLWVGFGKDGLTWTGPGGEPTWYATWPTLHRGFCPRCGTHVVSVADGSDMIMVTGFSLDDLSSIHPVGHSYRQEAVPWMTIALADDPHAPRPASP, from the coding sequence ATGACCCCCTTGCCCCGCACACCGTCCACGCCCGATGCTCCCGCTCCGCTCCCGGTTGCTACTCCCAGCCCATCCGCGCTCGCACCGGGCACTGCTGCCACGCGCTTGGAACCGGGGCGCCGCACGGGGCACTGCCAGTGCGGCCACATCGCCTACGAGGTCACCGGGAGCCCGGACGATCCCCATTTGTGCTCGTGCCCACATGAGACTCGTATCTCCGGCGGCCCTGCGGTCCTGTGGGTCGGCTTCGGCAAGGACGGGCTGACGTGGACCGGTCCCGGTGGTGAGCCGACGTGGTACGCGACCTGGCCCACCCTTCACCGCGGCTTCTGCCCGCGCTGCGGAACACACGTTGTCTCTGTCGCCGACGGCTCAGACATGATCATGGTCACCGGCTTCAGCCTCGACGACCTCAGCAGCATCCACCCCGTCGGCCACTCCTATCGGCAGGAGGCTGTTCCGTGGATGACCATCGCCCTCGCTGACGATCCTCATGCTCCGCGGCCCGCCTCACCGTGA
- a CDS encoding NUDIX domain-containing protein encodes MTTTSVPGEPLGTRMSDEAYGAQRASAALWAGTSVLITNQLGKVLVQHVDYLDTCLLPGGAVDKSESPAQAATRELAEELGVTTTVDRCLAVDWVSPDSISAPTAMRFPGEILHVFDGGTWDEDQIGEIRLPPREITAIEFVEPAQLPDLLSPPDARRALSALRGRINAAGTVLLENGLPLAPTVLDRLGVLQTARPTYRYPWQHGPAPHDLTIAQVWAWLFAPDGRVLVLLEPDTGVAILPGGTPEEQDQGDPVSTLCREAEEEAAACFGDPLLLGHVTDPTVRRGYLRYAAALTNVSLAQPDPATGHTYTRILLTPEQATDLFDWGPAAVDQLAAVHQARRHLGFPRAARQSVTQLTGPTAW; translated from the coding sequence ATGACGACCACATCCGTTCCCGGCGAGCCGCTCGGCACCCGAATGAGCGACGAGGCATACGGCGCTCAGCGGGCCTCGGCCGCGTTGTGGGCCGGGACGTCCGTGCTGATCACCAACCAGCTCGGGAAGGTCCTGGTCCAACACGTCGACTATCTCGACACATGTCTCCTGCCGGGCGGCGCCGTCGACAAGAGCGAGTCCCCCGCCCAAGCAGCAACCCGTGAACTGGCGGAGGAACTCGGGGTCACCACCACCGTCGACCGATGCCTGGCTGTCGACTGGGTCTCCCCCGACAGCATCAGCGCGCCCACCGCCATGCGGTTTCCCGGCGAGATTCTGCACGTTTTCGACGGCGGAACTTGGGACGAAGACCAGATCGGCGAAATCCGTCTGCCGCCGAGAGAGATCACCGCGATCGAATTCGTCGAGCCCGCACAGCTACCCGACCTGCTCTCCCCGCCCGATGCCCGCCGCGCCCTGTCCGCGCTGCGAGGCCGGATCAACGCGGCTGGCACGGTACTCCTGGAAAACGGCCTCCCGCTGGCCCCCACTGTCCTCGACCGCCTCGGCGTTCTGCAGACCGCCCGCCCCACCTACCGCTACCCGTGGCAACACGGCCCGGCCCCGCACGACCTCACCATCGCCCAGGTATGGGCGTGGCTGTTCGCGCCAGACGGGCGCGTCCTCGTCCTCCTCGAACCCGACACCGGAGTCGCCATCCTGCCCGGCGGCACACCCGAGGAACAGGACCAGGGCGATCCCGTATCCACATTGTGTCGCGAAGCCGAAGAAGAGGCAGCCGCCTGCTTCGGGGACCCGCTGCTTCTGGGACACGTCACCGATCCCACTGTGCGGCGCGGATACCTGCGCTATGCCGCAGCACTCACCAACGTCAGCCTCGCGCAGCCCGATCCAGCCACCGGCCACACCTACACCCGCATCCTGCTCACACCCGAACAGGCCACGGACCTCTTCGACTGGGGCCCAGCTGCCGTCGACCAACTCGCCGCCGTCCACCAGGCTCGCCGGCACCTCGGCTTCCCCCGGGCCGCCCGCCAATCCGTCACCCAACTCACCGGCCCCACTGCCTGGTAG
- a CDS encoding PIG-L deacetylase family protein has translation MPDSHELISAKQVASSALPSLLGVFAHPDDESLLAGGVLAQHAAAHERTAVVTMTWAPDSLRAPELADALRALGAGAPRMLGYGDARNPQAAPGRPRLVDAPLDEVIAALVHQIRSFRPDIMVTHDALGQLTGHPDHRRTHQATLLAVQDAGLAHLHPEAGEPWQPRAVYCATHPESGVGDLGSLLEAVGKTVLAVPDPYATTTVDVTPWLEQKWAAILAHRGEVARERPLPGILARLPEETRRNIIATEYFTRLTTGPAPDGSHRLSA, from the coding sequence ATGCCTGACTCCCACGAGCTGATCTCCGCGAAGCAGGTGGCGTCCTCCGCCTTGCCGTCCCTGCTCGGCGTGTTCGCCCACCCCGACGATGAAAGCCTCCTCGCCGGCGGTGTACTCGCCCAGCACGCCGCTGCGCACGAGCGAACCGCTGTCGTCACCATGACGTGGGCGCCCGACAGCCTGCGGGCTCCCGAACTCGCCGACGCCTTGCGGGCGCTCGGCGCGGGCGCACCGCGCATGCTCGGATACGGCGATGCCCGCAACCCGCAGGCGGCCCCCGGTCGTCCCCGGCTCGTCGACGCACCGCTGGACGAGGTGATCGCCGCCCTGGTCCACCAGATCCGCTCGTTCCGCCCCGACATCATGGTCACGCACGACGCCCTTGGCCAGCTGACCGGTCACCCGGACCACCGCCGCACCCACCAGGCCACTCTCCTCGCCGTTCAGGACGCGGGGCTCGCGCACCTTCACCCCGAAGCGGGGGAGCCCTGGCAACCGCGCGCCGTGTACTGCGCCACGCACCCCGAGTCCGGTGTCGGCGATCTCGGGTCACTCCTGGAGGCCGTCGGCAAAACCGTGCTCGCGGTCCCGGACCCGTACGCCACCACCACCGTCGACGTCACTCCCTGGCTGGAGCAGAAATGGGCCGCCATCCTCGCCCACCGAGGGGAGGTCGCCCGCGAACGGCCACTGCCCGGGATCCTCGCCCGCCTGCCTGAGGAGACCCGGCGCAACATCATCGCGACCGAGTACTTCACTCGGCTCACGACGGGGCCCGCCCCCGATGGCTCGCATCGGCTTTCCGCCTGA
- the fxlM gene encoding methyltransferase, FxLD system, with translation MGYTRTDWSEHYNGGRGFRRLGDEEKSLLVEHAPAPEGGRALDIGCGTGEMSVYLASLGYTVDGADFAEGALERARAEHAGVEGVRWLSLDVERDDLAALAEDGYDLIVLRLCIAFIRDRARVLRRLAARLREGGVLVIITPIVENTPEERRHIALDENEIAALTDGFEDVEQFDAEGLAVLVLRGPAGFSAEEKLRPEPQAVFGAAVVVTDTFGRVLLGRSTRGMWELPGGRIETDEAAPTAAVRELNEETGLTARAEDAHVITVLHDDRLDVRRVTAVVRISRWDGELALPEPHRFVRWEFHDLNSLATLGKIFAPSAAALTAVWPGLLPGLPPVHSYARSPAALPVPGEPAEAVRLRERMADIVISKGWAPSPRVQAALREVPRHRFVPETRLETAYHDDLAVVTVRESPQRALSSVSAAWLQADMIEQLRLEPGMTVLEVGSGGYNAELLAHVLGERGRVVTVDVDPYVVHRTQRLCAEAGSGRVTAVLGDGRLGAPGHVPAGGFDGIVITHNASDVAPAWREQLAKGARLVVPLEMGGYTRSLTLVRLGDVLHCEHWTYCGFVRDRGAAARTAPAVPLADGKVTVRWEDGTPGDTAGLDEALRGPRQERSTGLVVRGMFNFETLQVYAATTLPGFCRLTAPKGSTLVAQQDAAAILANGSLAYLTYRQVQDAPEPADRITEFFIHAYGPAAEEVAERFAGCVRVWEREVRESGYPPMTVHPATTPDDQLPPGDVLDKPSARLVFQWPGRTPAGALSLSAAGGQHA, from the coding sequence GTGGGATACACCCGGACTGACTGGTCCGAGCACTACAACGGCGGGCGAGGTTTCCGGCGGCTCGGGGACGAGGAGAAGAGCCTGCTGGTCGAGCACGCCCCGGCACCCGAGGGGGGGCGCGCGCTCGACATCGGCTGTGGGACCGGCGAGATGTCCGTCTACCTCGCCTCGCTCGGCTACACCGTCGACGGCGCGGACTTCGCCGAGGGCGCGCTCGAGCGGGCTCGTGCGGAGCACGCCGGGGTGGAGGGGGTGCGCTGGCTGAGCCTGGATGTCGAGCGCGACGACCTGGCCGCTCTCGCCGAGGACGGCTACGACCTGATCGTCCTGCGGCTGTGCATCGCGTTCATCCGCGATCGCGCCCGTGTCCTTCGCCGTCTGGCCGCCCGGCTGCGCGAGGGTGGGGTGCTGGTCATCATCACGCCGATCGTGGAGAACACGCCGGAAGAGCGGCGCCACATCGCCTTGGACGAGAACGAAATCGCCGCGCTCACCGACGGGTTCGAGGACGTCGAGCAGTTCGACGCGGAGGGCCTGGCGGTGCTGGTCCTGCGCGGCCCGGCCGGATTCAGCGCGGAGGAGAAGCTGCGGCCCGAGCCGCAGGCCGTCTTCGGTGCCGCAGTGGTGGTCACCGACACGTTCGGCCGGGTCCTGCTGGGCCGCTCCACCCGAGGCATGTGGGAGCTACCCGGCGGCCGCATCGAGACGGACGAGGCCGCACCAACTGCCGCTGTGCGGGAGCTGAACGAGGAGACCGGGCTGACGGCGCGCGCGGAGGACGCTCATGTCATTACCGTGCTGCACGACGACCGCCTGGACGTGCGCCGCGTCACTGCCGTGGTCCGCATCTCCCGCTGGGACGGTGAACTCGCTCTGCCTGAGCCACACCGCTTCGTACGCTGGGAGTTCCACGACCTGAACTCCTTGGCGACCCTCGGGAAGATCTTCGCGCCCAGCGCCGCCGCCCTGACCGCGGTGTGGCCCGGGTTGCTGCCGGGGCTCCCGCCGGTCCACTCCTACGCGCGCTCCCCCGCCGCCCTGCCGGTGCCCGGAGAGCCGGCCGAGGCGGTTCGGCTGCGCGAGCGGATGGCGGACATTGTGATCAGCAAGGGCTGGGCACCCTCGCCGCGGGTCCAGGCCGCGTTGCGCGAGGTGCCCCGGCACCGGTTCGTCCCCGAGACCCGCCTGGAGACGGCCTACCACGACGACCTCGCCGTGGTGACGGTCCGGGAGTCACCCCAGAGGGCGCTCAGCTCCGTCTCCGCGGCCTGGCTGCAGGCTGACATGATCGAGCAACTCCGGCTGGAGCCGGGGATGACCGTGCTGGAGGTCGGCTCCGGCGGATACAACGCGGAGCTCCTGGCGCACGTCCTGGGAGAGCGCGGCCGGGTGGTGACCGTGGACGTCGACCCGTACGTGGTGCACCGGACGCAGCGGCTGTGCGCGGAGGCCGGCAGCGGTCGGGTCACCGCCGTCCTCGGCGACGGCCGGCTTGGCGCGCCCGGCCACGTCCCGGCCGGCGGTTTCGACGGGATCGTGATCACGCACAACGCGTCCGATGTCGCACCGGCATGGCGGGAGCAGCTCGCCAAGGGGGCCCGGCTGGTCGTGCCGCTGGAGATGGGCGGCTACACCCGTTCCCTCACCCTGGTCCGGCTCGGCGACGTGCTGCACTGCGAGCACTGGACGTACTGCGGGTTCGTACGCGACCGCGGCGCGGCCGCCCGTACCGCCCCCGCCGTCCCTCTGGCGGACGGCAAGGTCACGGTGCGGTGGGAGGACGGGACGCCCGGCGACACCGCCGGTCTCGACGAGGCGCTGCGCGGGCCCCGGCAGGAGCGCTCCACGGGCCTGGTCGTGCGGGGAATGTTCAACTTCGAGACGTTGCAGGTCTATGCCGCGACCACGCTGCCGGGGTTTTGCCGCCTGACTGCGCCGAAGGGGTCCACGCTCGTGGCGCAGCAGGACGCGGCCGCGATCCTGGCGAACGGGTCACTCGCCTACCTGACCTACCGGCAGGTCCAGGATGCTCCGGAACCGGCCGACCGAATCACGGAGTTCTTCATCCACGCCTACGGCCCAGCTGCGGAAGAGGTGGCGGAGCGCTTCGCCGGGTGCGTCCGCGTCTGGGAGCGCGAGGTGCGCGAGAGCGGCTATCCGCCGATGACCGTCCACCCGGCTACAACGCCCGACGACCAGCTGCCGCCTGGCGATGTGCTCGACAAGCCCAGCGCACGGCTTGTCTTCCAGTGGCCCGGCCGAACTCCCGCCGGCGCACTGAGCCTCTCGGCTGCAGGCGGACAGCATGCCTGA